In Ciona intestinalis unplaced genomic scaffold, KH HT000161.2, whole genome shotgun sequence, one DNA window encodes the following:
- the LOC100182219 gene encoding exportin-5-like translates to MDQNQTQQIILALQTLLDPSATQCMRTEALNLCESYKSNPHCAEIGFELLGHRSLDAHVRYFGLQLIKHRVRHHWVNMESTEQNAVQSLTLEMVNTCPGNEVTYIKTGLAGVLTEIVKHTWPQQWPNMMEEVVIANKNSEVGTTEIIEQMLLDLAEDVALLQNVSNRTRGRDLRQALGLSAPNILAFLLGALKKQISVLYDDASPENIHLAGTTLRTISTYAEWVKLDHIFMNDGILIEVIFGLLNNSELQLPSAECLLSIANRKGTSERKRLLILTTDFFVEKYAVAIKNASQRDGLTEKKFQFLRCMTKLMMTFNSMIITQWLEDEKMIRVHRSLENYQNFFQVLFFLTSHKSRVIAQSVILSWVNLLRVKEMKKDETLQAMVPALINLVIDYLNNKHIKQTEYVEYEELEINDHDELDMIIKVLNGNMIEVLKFCTSTLPLPAAHACFEYAGRLLKVKFENVHEMQKKWEGLAAFIECVMSAMLLPAEQRGEMGLLPYTAGELLFETLQGIDCENIVVHKAVINICSSLYKMLSLSTNAALYCKKVIDRAFLTMDMTSGLKSKPEMTGLRRQACSIFIRMAKSYSNIMIQYMEDINNWIQERTLGEKSLSQFEMCSLFEGMIVLSSEWKNFDRQNKLIGNLMATTAPIVHADYFNKALAGPMEFATAIGFCTTDENEQSFEIRAGLYYYISLTLGVLSRSKIPENQKELEAGGFIRNGKVTNPCCGYIEAAIDHMFTLTQLMSSMWSPEVGKVFHPDNAQALTIRSGEKRCLVFIEVDKMKPHQDEVPRAHWEKIQFFLSLGLDSLFTLLGHTGVVLGESFYKIPTLQHTINTKALGYVVNIPTLRLKCLLRQFLAKILKSCPLDMVHEFTSPILFTYCRFMLERLGAAWEAYGKREAERLVIQRGRGSIGYTSEQEQQEEEEMLEEQLLRSITREHLELIINLCVNKTPQKDDEHSQSTSLGSHHLAQLTDLGAVLAVSPACENMLPCVLAALAWHDTSSCYKAAQILWPLLKMLMNVKENIFNPDITRAVFEAMLRGLHRHGQHDGCESQLLSLLLMFIQPLHTKHAALFTSIMLQAAPDADQALVHKFFVNFEKTSEKQRKSALKEMLSGIIEQHVSQQFKEIPKMNILEPLQIKKRNQKSKPEDSYTGLAQLFQP, encoded by the coding sequence ATGGATCAAAACCAAACTCAACAAATTATTCTCGCGTTACAGACATTACTTGATCCTTCAGCAACCCAGTGTATGCGCACTGAAGCTTTGAATTTGTGTGAATCGTATAAAAGTAATCCACACTGCGCCGAAATAGGTTTTGAATTATTAGGGCATCGTAGTTTAGACGCCCATGTTCGTTACTTTGGTTTGCAACTTATAAAACACCGTGTTCGTCATCATTGGGTGAATATGGAAAGCACGGAACAGAACGCTGTGCAGTCGCTTACATTGGAAATGGTGAACACTTGCCCTGGTAATGAAGTTACTTATATCAAGACTGGTTTGGCAGGTGTATTGACTGAGATAGTAAAACACACGTGGCCACAACAATGGCCGAACATGATGGAGGAAGTGGTCATCGCGAATAAAAACTCCGAAGTTGGAACGACGGAAATTATTGAACAGATGCTGCTTGACCTCGCAGAAGATGTGGctttgttgcaaaatgtttCAAACCGGACAAGAGGACGAGACTTACGACAAGCCCTGGGGTTATCTGCCCCTAATATTCTCGCTTTCCTGTTGGGAGCTTTGAAGAAACAGATCTCTGTTTTATACGACGATGCATCACCTGAGAATATCCATCTAGCTGGGACAACGTTGAGGACGATATCCACGTATGCAGAGTGGGTGAAACTGGACCATATATTCATGAATGATGGGATATTAATTGAAGTTATATTTGGACTTCTAAACAACAGTGAACTACAACTACCATCTGCTGAATGCTTGCTGAGTATCGCCAACAGGAAAGGGACGAGTGAACGGAAGAGATTGTTGATTCTGACGACCGATTTTTTCGTTGAGAAATATGCAGTCGCCATAAAAAACGCCTCGCAGCGTGATGGTTTAACTGAAAAGAAATTCCAGTTCCTTCGATGCATGACCAAACTTATGATGACGTTCAACAGCATGATCATCACACAGTGGCTGGAGGATGAAAAGATGATACGAGTTCATCGAAGTTTGGAGAATTATCAAAACTTCTTCCAAGTTCTTTTCTTCCTCACGAGCCATAAGAGTCGAGTGATTGCGCAATCCGTTATTCTCTCGTGGGTTAACTTGCTCCGAGTTAAAGAAATGAAGAAAGATGAAACTCTGCAAGCCATGGTTCCAGCGCTGATTAACCTGGTGAttgattatttaaacaacaagcaTATAAAGCAAACTGAATATGTTGAATACGAGGAATTGGAAATAAACGATCATGATGAACTGGATATGATTATCAAGGTCTTGAATGGGAATATGATTGAAGTCTTGAAGTTTTGTACATCCACACTTCCCCTGCCTGCTGCTCATGCATGTTTTGAATATGCTGGAAGATTACTGAAGGtaaagtttgaaaatgttCATGAAATGCAGAAGAAATGGGAAGGGTTGGCAGCATTCATTGAATGTGTGATGTCAGCTATGCTTTTGCCAGCTGAGCAGAGGGGGGAGATGGGGTTGCTGCCGTATACAGCAGGTGAGCTTTTGTTTGAAACTCTTCAAGGCATCGACTGTGAGAATATTGTGGTTCATAAAGCCGTGATCAACATTTGCTCAAGTTTGTACAAGATGTTGTCCCTTTCCACCAATGCTGCGCTGTATTGCAAAAAGGTTATCGACCGTGCGTTTCTAACTATGGATATGACAAGTGGTTTAAAAAGCAAACCAGAAATGACAGGTTTGCGACGGCAAGCGTGCTCCATTTTTATCAGAATGGCCAAGTCATATTCAAACATAATGATCCAGTATATGGAAGATATTAATAACTGGATACAGGAGCGCACACTAGGTGAGAAGTCACTCTCACAGTTTGAGATGTGCTCCTTGTTTGAGGGAATGATCGTACTCAGTTCTGAGTGGAAAAACTTTGACAGACAGAACAAATTGATTGGTAACTTAATGGCCACCACTGCCCCTATTGTACATGCAGATTACTTCAACAAAGCATTGGCAGGACCCATGGAGTTTGCTACAGCCATTGGTTTCTGTACTACAGATGAAAATGAGCAATCCTTTGAGATAAGAGCTGGattatattattacatttCTTTGACCCTTGGCGTTTTATCAAGGAGTAAAATCCCAGAGAATCAGAAGGAGCTTGAAGCTGGTGGTTTCATTAGGAATGGCAAAGTGACCAACCCATGTTGTGGGTATATAGAAGCTGCCATTGACCATATGTTCACACTCACTCAGCTAATGTCATCCATGTGGTCGCCAGAGGTTGGCAAAGTCTTCCACCCTGATAATGCTCAAGCACTTACGATACGATCAGGTGAAAAGCGATGTCTGGTGTTTATTGAAGTTGATAAAATGAAACCTCATCAGGACGAAGTACCTCGTGCCCACTGGGAAAAAATCCAATTCTTCCTCTCATTGGGATTGGACAGTCTCTTTACTTTGCTTGGCCATACTGGGGTGGTGCTTGGTGAAAGTTTTTACAAGATTCCCACCCTACAACACACCATCAACACTAAAGCTCTGGGGTATGTGGTCAATATTCCTACACTAAGGTTGAAGTGTCTTCTCCGTCAATTCCTTGCCAAAATATTAAAGAGTTGCCCGCTTGACATGGTGCATGAGTTCACCAGCCCCATCCTATTCACTTACTGTAGGTTCATGCTGGAGAGGTTGGGAGCTGCATGGGAGGCGTATGGGAAGAGGGAAGCTGAGAGACTCGTCATCCAGCGAGGCAGGGGGTCGATCGGGTACACATCGGAGCAGGAGCAGCAAGAGGAAGAGGAGATGTTGGAGGAGCAACTTCTTCGATCCATAACTCGTGAGCATCTTGAACTGATCATCAATCTCTGTGTGAATAAAACTCCCCAAAAGGATGATGAGCATTCACAATCTACATCACTTGGAAGTCACCACCTCGCACAGCTTACAGATCTTGGAGCTGTCCTTGCTGTTTCTCCTGCTTGTGAAAATATGTTACCTTGTGTGTTAGCAGCCCTTGCATGGCACGATACTTCGTCTTGCTACAAAGCTGCCCAGATATTGTGGCCTTTGCTTAAAATGTTGATGAAcgtaaaagaaaatatttttaatccaGACATCACACGTGCTGTGTTTGAAGCCATGCTACGAGGCCTACATAGACACGGACAACATGATGGATGTGAATCACAGTTGCTATCCTTGCTGCTAATGTTTATTCAACCCCTACACACCAAACACGCCGCTTTATTCACCTCTATCATGCTTCAAGCTGCCCCAGATGCTGACCAAGCCCTCGTTCACAAATTCTTTGTCAATTTCGAGAAAACGAGTGAAAAACAGCGTAAATCTGCGTTGAAAGAGATGCTCAGTGGAATAATTGAGCAACATGTCAGCCAACAGTTTAAAGAAATTCCtaaaatgaacattttagAACCGTTGCAAATAAAGAAACGTAACCAAAAGTCTAAACCTGAAGATTCCTATACTGGTTTAGCTCAATTATTTCAACCGTAA
- the LOC100185404 gene encoding mortality factor 4-like protein 1, with protein sequence MSAVNRKTLDKRFKFSEGEKVLCFQGPLVYEAKCLKLEASDDETASYFVHYNGWNKHWDEWVPESRVMKYNETNLQKQKDLLKQFGKEKSRGSSDGRERPKRSKSVKEKAKVEKEPETKPEVRRTSVDLNVTNNQINQEPKRKKARVESVEEKEEIEIVHEMFDTSLNIPHELGVMLADDWDLINHQKQLYDLPAKVTVEDILNKYLESRNNLSIVTQQSSIQLKEMVLGLSEYFSVMLGSQLLYKFERPQFGDILDKYPGRTASQIYGCPHFLRFFVRMRSTISSQSLLSNNSLVILITSIRDCLGFLKHEAASWFNTNDYVIAPAEYHRRAMT encoded by the exons ATGTCGGCTGTAAACCGAAAAACTCTCGATAAACGATTTAAATTTAGCGAAGGGGAAAAAGTACTTTGTTTTCAGGGTCCTTTGGTCTACGAAGCAAAATGTTTGAAGCTGGAGGCGAGCGATGACGAAACAGCTTCGTATTTCGTCCACTATAACGGTTGGAATAAACATTGGGACGAATGGGTGCCGGAGTCACGTGTTATGAAGTATAATGAAACTAATCTACAAAAACAGAAAGATTTATTGAAGCAGTTTGGTAAAGAAAAGTCAAG GGGAAGCAGTGATGGCAGAGAAAGACCAAAACGTTCAAAATCAGTCAAAGAAAAAGCAAAAGTCGAAAAAGAACCAGAAACTAAACCAGAAGTTCGGAGAACCAGCGTCGACTTAAATGTAACGAACAACCAAATCAACCAGGAACCAAAACGTAAAAAAGCTCGAGTTGAATCTGTTGAAGAGAAGGAAGAAATTGAAATTGTGCACGAGATGTTTGATACGAGTCTAAATATCCCACATGAGTTGGGTGTTATGTTGGCTGATGACTGGGACTTAattaatcatcagaaacaactTTATGATCTCCCTGCTAAGGTTACTGTGGAagatattttgaataaatatctAGAATCGAGGAACAATCTATCCATTGTTACGCAACAATCGTCAATTCAGTTGAAAGAGATGGTGCTTGGTTTATCTGAATACTTTAGTGTCATGTTAGGTTCACaacttttgtataaatttgAACGGCCACAATTTGGGGATATATTagataaatatcctggtcgcaCAGCAAGTCAAATATATGGCTGTCCacattttttaagatttttcgTCCGCATGCGTTCGACCATTTCCTCACAATCTTTATTAAGTAATAATAGCTTGGTGATTTTAATCACTTCAATTCGTGACTGTTTAGGGTTCTTAAAACATGAAGCAGCATCATGGTTTAACACGAATGATTACGTCATAGCACCCGCTGAATACCACAGGCGTGCCATGACTTGA
- the LOC101242850 gene encoding DNA excision repair protein ERCC-1, which produces MDDDSDDETCRAWLEGEGGCVEDNKPRCSNPTNLVEAFGFLDKNGEKEKKVLPSSKAAILGSGNALIVNPCQKGNPILELIHGVTWRYADGDANLAVDYIMGPSTCCLFLSLRYHALKPEYIYERLKLLRRGGMFALRILLCLVDVKDSTHSVQELTKLCLVSDVTLLLAFSNEEAATYLQTFKSYEHKPADSLKTRQSDNRASRSIEVLASVRAINSTDAHTLLTNFGSLSDVGGATEEELGLCPGIGGTKVRSLHRLFRQSFLK; this is translated from the coding sequence ATGGATGACGATTCAGATGATGAGACATGCAGGGCGTGGTTGGAGGGTGAGGGGGGTTGTGTGGAGGACAACAAACCTCGCTGTTCAAACCCAACCAACTTAGTTGAAGCCTTTGGGTTCCTGGATAAAAACGGTGAAAAAGAGAAGAAAGTTTTGCCGAGTTCCAAAGCTGCCATACTTGGTAGTGGAAACGCATTGATTGTTAATCCTTGCCAGAAAGGGAATCCAATCCTGGAGTTAATACATGGCGTGACGTGGAGGTATGCTGATGGAGACGCAAATCTAGCTGTGGATTATATAATGGGACCTTCAACCTGTTGTTTGTTCCTTAGTTTGCGATACCATGCGTTGAAACCCGAGTATATTTATGAAAGGTTGAAACTTCTCCGTCGTGGAGGAATGTTCGCTCTTCGGATCCTGTTATGCCTCGTAGATGTGAAAGACTCAACCCACTCAGTGCAAGAGCTGACCAAACTATGCTTGGTATCCGATGTAACGTTGCTACTCGCCTTCAGCAATGAAGAAGCAGCGACTTATCTACAAACATTCAAATCATACGAACATAAACCTGCCGACTCGTTAAAAACTCGGCAATCTGATAACCGAGCGTCTCGATCCATAGAAGTCCTCGCCTCCGTTCGCGCCATCAACTCCACGGATGCTCACACCCTCCTCACTAACTTCGGATCGTTATCGGATGTTGGAGGAGCAACTGAGGAGGAGCTTGGTTTGTGTCCCGGGATCGGAGGAACAAAAGTTCGATCTCTTCATAGACTTTTCCGACAAAGTttcttgaaataa